The Parashewanella spongiae genome has a window encoding:
- the nrdR gene encoding transcriptional regulator NrdR produces the protein MHCPFCNTTDTKVIDSRLVTDGHQVRRRRECIQCHERFTTFEGAELVMPRVIKRDGSRQPFDEDKLRRGMSKACEKRPVSMDRIEQALSKIKSTLRATGEREINSEMIGNLIMEQLMTLDKVAYIRFASVYRAFEDVSEFGDAIAKLQK, from the coding sequence ATGCATTGTCCATTTTGCAATACGACAGACACAAAAGTAATTGATTCCCGATTAGTCACCGATGGACACCAAGTTAGGCGCCGCCGCGAATGTATTCAGTGCCATGAACGTTTTACGACTTTTGAAGGGGCTGAATTAGTCATGCCTAGAGTCATAAAACGTGATGGTTCTCGACAACCGTTTGATGAAGATAAGCTTCGTCGTGGTATGTCAAAAGCTTGTGAAAAGCGTCCTGTTTCGATGGATAGGATTGAGCAAGCACTATCTAAAATTAAATCGACACTTAGAGCTACTGGCGAGCGAGAAATCAATTCAGAAATGATTGGTAACTTAATCATGGAGCAGTTGATGACGTTAGATAAGGTGGCTTACATTCGTTTTGCATCTGTTTATCGCGCATTTGAAGATGTTTCAGAGTTTGGCGACGCCATAGCTAAACTTCAAAAGTAA